In Thermodesulfobacteriota bacterium, the following proteins share a genomic window:
- a CDS encoding HRDC domain-containing protein, producing the protein MTAVPYTYLRTPPELAAYLAALRDEPLVALDFEADSLHSYREKVCLAQVSTPAGNTVLDALAGDRVLEGLGPVLADPGIRKVFHGGDYDVRLLKRGYGFAVRNLFDTMIAAQLVGRQRVGLAALLEEEFEVALDKKYQRADWSERPLGPELLAYAALDTAYLLALAERLNAELARLGRREWAAEEFRLLEAVEPGPERGPWCLDVKGAGRFTPRQLAVLQALLEVREAEARQRDRPPFKVLSAEVLLAWAQKPPASRREVLETPRAGAGVLQRLAGEILAAVERALALPDDACPRPSFSPRPPLDAAQEKRLKGLKKVRAEASARLGIEPGLLVNSATLERLARLPPEEAAGTLPGQLKAWQEEAVGEALRGVLAG; encoded by the coding sequence ATGACCGCCGTTCCCTATACCTACCTTCGCACGCCGCCAGAGCTCGCGGCCTACCTGGCTGCCCTGCGGGACGAGCCGCTCGTTGCCCTGGATTTCGAGGCGGACAGCCTGCACAGCTACCGGGAGAAGGTCTGCCTCGCCCAGGTTTCCACTCCGGCCGGCAACACCGTGCTCGACGCCCTGGCCGGAGACCGGGTCCTGGAGGGCTTGGGCCCGGTGCTGGCAGACCCCGGGATCCGCAAGGTCTTCCACGGGGGCGACTACGACGTGCGGCTCCTCAAGAGAGGGTACGGTTTTGCCGTGCGCAACCTCTTCGACACGATGATCGCCGCGCAGCTGGTCGGGCGGCAGCGGGTGGGGCTTGCGGCGCTGCTGGAGGAGGAGTTCGAGGTGGCTCTCGACAAGAAGTATCAGCGGGCCGACTGGTCGGAGCGGCCCCTGGGTCCCGAGCTCCTGGCTTACGCGGCCCTGGATACGGCCTACCTTCTGGCCTTGGCGGAAAGGCTGAACGCGGAGTTGGCGCGGCTCGGGCGCCGGGAGTGGGCGGCCGAGGAGTTTCGACTCCTGGAGGCGGTCGAGCCCGGCCCCGAGCGGGGTCCCTGGTGCCTGGACGTGAAGGGGGCGGGGCGCTTCACGCCCCGGCAGCTCGCGGTGCTCCAGGCCCTGTTGGAAGTGCGCGAGGCGGAAGCGCGCCAGCGGGACCGCCCACCCTTCAAGGTCCTCTCTGCAGAGGTGCTCCTGGCCTGGGCTCAGAAGCCCCCCGCTTCGCGCCGGGAGGTGCTGGAAACCCCCCGGGCCGGAGCCGGCGTGCTCCAGCGCCTGGCCGGCGAGATCCTGGCTGCCGTGGAGCGGGCGCTGGCTCTCCCGGACGACGCGTGCCCGCGCCCATCCTTTTCTCCCCGTCCGCCCCTGGACGCGGCCCAGGAAAAGCGCCTGAAGGGTCTCAAAAAGGTCCGCGCCGAGGCGTCGGCCCGGCTCGGGATCGAACCGGGCCTCCTGGTCAACTCCGCCACCCTGGAGCGCCTGGCGCGCTTGCCCCCCGAGGAGGCCGCCGGGACCCTGCCGGGCCAGCTCAAGGCGTGGCAGGAGGAGGCCGTCGGGGAGGCGCTGCGTGGGGTTCTGGCCGGGTAA
- a CDS encoding multiheme c-type cytochrome has product MRRLVPWAPALALFLVVSLLWSDRGPARAEFGGLPGYAGSDACASCHPEVFAQWRLTPHARMLVDAVRDPFAILATDFNDDIPFDRDEILYSVGSHWVQKYLTRINGVLYVLPKYWNIPERRWEPYSIWNWMEQPYNVHCDGCHTVGFDPATESFFEPGVGCESCHGPGEQHVKTGGRLTAIVNPSNLPPDRAMMVCMACHTDGMETTTNIYPFPVGYIPGDDLANFFSDFFMPKPKSKAWYWGTMDFRERTRMWYFFQSKYYSTNRACEVCGFDRGVSHQKERYMTSSEYCGTCHKYRYENFLEHSGHRPEKTECNDCHVPTMAEPGKRYSIHDHKFNFSQPPPDCTVCHEPQDVAGRGDQCRHDPPDFRLGRVKYPRNMTVEEACVYCHNVELKENRDLGWAREVTPQLVDRFIVQ; this is encoded by the coding sequence GTGAGACGCCTCGTCCCGTGGGCGCCCGCCCTGGCCCTGTTCCTGGTCGTCAGTCTGCTCTGGTCCGACAGGGGTCCGGCCCGGGCCGAGTTCGGCGGCCTGCCGGGCTACGCCGGGAGCGACGCCTGCGCCTCCTGCCACCCCGAGGTATTCGCCCAGTGGCGGCTCACGCCCCACGCGCGCATGCTGGTGGACGCGGTGCGCGATCCCTTCGCCATCCTCGCCACCGACTTCAACGACGACATCCCCTTCGACCGGGACGAGATCCTCTATTCGGTGGGGAGCCACTGGGTGCAGAAGTACCTCACCCGAATCAACGGGGTTCTCTACGTCCTCCCCAAGTACTGGAACATCCCCGAACGGCGCTGGGAGCCCTACAGCATCTGGAACTGGATGGAGCAGCCCTACAACGTCCACTGTGACGGCTGCCACACCGTGGGATTCGACCCCGCCACGGAGAGCTTCTTCGAGCCCGGCGTGGGCTGCGAGTCGTGCCACGGACCCGGCGAGCAGCACGTGAAGACCGGCGGGCGGCTCACGGCCATCGTCAACCCCTCCAACCTTCCCCCCGACCGGGCCATGATGGTCTGCATGGCCTGCCACACCGACGGGATGGAGACGACCACCAACATCTACCCGTTCCCCGTCGGGTACATCCCGGGCGACGACCTCGCCAACTTCTTCAGCGACTTCTTCATGCCCAAACCAAAGAGCAAGGCATGGTACTGGGGTACCATGGATTTTCGGGAGCGCACGCGCATGTGGTACTTCTTCCAATCGAAGTACTATTCGACCAACCGCGCCTGCGAAGTCTGCGGTTTCGACCGGGGCGTGAGCCATCAGAAAGAGCGGTACATGACGTCGAGCGAGTACTGCGGCACCTGCCACAAGTACCGCTACGAGAACTTCCTCGAGCATTCCGGCCACCGGCCGGAGAAGACGGAGTGCAACGACTGCCACGTGCCCACCATGGCCGAGCCGGGCAAGCGCTACTCCATCCACGACCACAAGTTCAACTTCAGCCAACCCCCGCCGGACTGCACCGTGTGCCACGAGCCGCAGGACGTGGCGGGGCGCGGCGACCAGTGCCGCCACGATCCGCCCGACTTCCGCCTGGGCCGGGTGAAGTACCCGCGCAACATGACGGTGGAAGAGGCCTGCGTGTACTGCCACAACGTGGAGCTCAAGGAGAACCGGGACCTGGGCTGGGCGCGGGAGGTCACCCCCCAGCTGGTGGACCGGTTCATCGTCCAGTAG
- a CDS encoding Hsp20/alpha crystallin family protein, whose product MNNIEKTVPERGAEMSSAQEVTRQPDRYALPAVDIYEEEDRLVVLADLPGVDKDGLSVQVEQGILTIEGRIRRDTPGNLVRREFALVPFFRQFRVTEAIDPQKIRAALKNGVLRLDLHKAEKAKPRQIPVEV is encoded by the coding sequence ATGAACAACATCGAGAAGACCGTGCCGGAGCGCGGTGCAGAGATGAGCTCGGCCCAGGAAGTGACCCGGCAGCCCGACCGCTACGCCCTGCCGGCGGTGGACATCTACGAGGAGGAGGACCGGCTGGTGGTGCTCGCGGATCTTCCGGGGGTGGACAAGGACGGGCTCTCGGTCCAGGTGGAGCAGGGAATCCTCACCATCGAGGGACGCATCCGGCGCGACACCCCCGGCAACCTGGTCCGGAGAGAATTCGCCCTGGTGCCCTTCTTCCGGCAGTTTCGAGTCACCGAGGCCATCGACCCCCAGAAGATTCGGGCAGCCCTGAAGAACGGGGTGCTGCGCCTCGACCTCCACAAGGCCGAGAAGGCAAAGCCCCGGCAGATCCCCGTGGAAGTCTGA
- a CDS encoding Hsp20/alpha crystallin family protein, producing MATWDPYRELERLRAEMDRIFESAAPARTWTLGFLPGTSARQYPRVNIAEGQDGYVVEALAPGVDPATLDLSVKENILTISGEKKAPEGVRPEAFHRSERSAGRFVRAVELPADLDPEKVKAAYADGILRVTLPKAEQAKPRRIEIELA from the coding sequence ATGGCGACATGGGATCCCTACCGAGAACTGGAGAGACTGCGGGCAGAAATGGACCGGATCTTCGAGTCGGCCGCCCCGGCTCGGACCTGGACCCTGGGCTTCCTTCCGGGCACGTCGGCGCGCCAGTACCCCAGAGTCAACATCGCCGAAGGCCAGGACGGGTACGTCGTGGAGGCCCTGGCCCCGGGCGTCGATCCGGCCACCCTGGACCTGAGCGTCAAGGAGAACATCCTCACCATCTCCGGCGAGAAGAAGGCCCCGGAAGGGGTACGCCCCGAGGCCTTCCACCGGAGCGAGCGTTCCGCGGGCCGGTTCGTGCGGGCGGTGGAGCTGCCCGCAGACCTGGACCCGGAGAAGGTGAAGGCGGCGTACGCGGACGGCATCCTGCGGGTGACCCTGCCCAAGGCGGAGCAGGCCAAGCCCCGGCGCATCGAGATCGAGCTGGCGTGA
- a CDS encoding histone deacetylase family protein, with amino-acid sequence MKIVWSEKLREPYDTDPAAALGRLDPAVEALAGWAEWVEPVPAREEDLLRCHTRRHLEEVRREGLYAAAALAAGGAILAARLAQEAPSFALVRPPGHHASRDRAWGFCHLNNLAVALAERWAAGRVQQALVLDVDVHFGDGTADVLGGEGWVRIVNPGAPSRQEYLRQVIEALEEFAGDWIAVSAGFDHHSLDWGGLLHTEDYELIGLRVGIRARALGGHAFGVLEGGYNPRSLAESLRAFCHGLERGWEKGASGRADRA; translated from the coding sequence GTGAAAATCGTCTGGAGCGAGAAGCTCCGAGAACCGTACGACACCGACCCGGCGGCGGCCCTGGGCCGGCTCGACCCGGCCGTGGAAGCACTCGCCGGCTGGGCCGAGTGGGTGGAGCCCGTGCCCGCCCGCGAGGAGGACCTCCTGCGGTGCCACACCCGCCGGCACCTGGAGGAGGTGCGCCGGGAGGGGCTCTACGCGGCCGCCGCGCTGGCCGCCGGAGGCGCGATCCTCGCCGCCCGGCTCGCCCAGGAGGCGCCTTCCTTCGCCCTGGTGCGCCCCCCCGGACATCACGCCTCCCGGGACCGGGCCTGGGGCTTCTGCCATCTGAACAACCTGGCCGTGGCTCTGGCCGAGCGCTGGGCGGCCGGCCGGGTGCAGCAGGCCCTGGTGCTCGACGTGGACGTCCACTTCGGCGACGGCACCGCCGATGTCCTGGGAGGCGAGGGGTGGGTGCGGATCGTCAACCCCGGCGCGCCGTCCCGACAGGAGTACCTGCGCCAGGTGATCGAAGCCCTGGAGGAGTTCGCGGGGGACTGGATCGCGGTCTCCGCGGGGTTCGACCACCACAGCCTCGACTGGGGGGGCTTGCTCCACACCGAAGACTACGAGCTCATCGGCCTTCGGGTGGGCATCCGCGCCCGCGCCCTGGGGGGGCACGCCTTCGGGGTCCTCGAAGGCGGATACAACCCTCGCAGTCTGGCCGAGAGCCTTCGGGCCTTCTGCCACGGGTTGGAGCGCGGGTGGGAGAAGGGGGCCTCGGGCAGGGCCGACCGGGCGTAA
- a CDS encoding antibiotic biosynthesis monooxygenase, with product MVRVLIERRISEGLMGDFQQALRRTRLVAVQKPGYLSGESWRDADDPNRYVVISTWTSRQAWDAWAASDARRVAMGEIRPMLQEPERITVLEPV from the coding sequence ATGGTACGCGTGCTGATCGAGAGGCGGATTTCCGAGGGGTTGATGGGGGACTTCCAACAGGCGCTGCGGCGCACGCGCCTGGTGGCGGTGCAGAAACCGGGATACCTCTCGGGAGAGTCCTGGCGCGACGCCGACGACCCCAACCGCTACGTGGTCATCTCCACGTGGACGTCCCGGCAGGCATGGGACGCCTGGGCCGCTTCGGATGCTCGCCGGGTCGCCATGGGGGAGATCCGCCCCATGCTCCAGGAGCCGGAGAGGATCACGGTCCTCGAGCCGGTGTGA